From a single Paenibacillus sp. FSL R5-0345 genomic region:
- a CDS encoding helix-turn-helix domain-containing protein, translated as MAIKGQKFKNYSDEIKKEAIRLHVEERWTYRKITEHFEIQDQGRVKRWMKKYRELGEFGLLDQRGRRIEYIDQDRYVQKLKRENEMLKKCLEIWMQEVKRTNIESLRTLQKSMPLATCVNSLGSLEVDTTLS; from the coding sequence ATGGCGATTAAAGGACAGAAGTTTAAAAATTACTCAGATGAGATTAAAAAAGAGGCCATTCGTTTACATGTGGAGGAAAGATGGACTTATCGGAAAATTACGGAGCATTTTGAGATACAAGATCAAGGACGGGTAAAGAGATGGATGAAGAAATACCGAGAGCTAGGGGAATTTGGGCTACTAGATCAACGGGGGCGTCGTATTGAATATATCGATCAAGATAGGTATGTTCAAAAGCTCAAACGGGAAAATGAAATGCTAAAAAAGTGTTTGGAAATCTGGATGCAGGAGGTGAAACGCACAAATATAGAGTCATTGAGAACGCTGCAAAAGAGTATGCCGTTAGCAACCTGTGTAAACTCTTTAGGGTCTCTAGAAGTGGATACTACGCTTTCATGA
- a CDS encoding IS3 family transposase, giving the protein MCKLFRVSRSGYYAFMKRKGTDRDQEAKALIQKVYERYEGVYGYRQIQLFLLQDHGVWMNHKKVLRIMRDLGIRSRIRRKHRCNYATSEGDRVAKNILKRDFKADAPNQKWVTDITQYRVGEKWLYLSAIKDLFNNEIIAYQMSARNDNELVLRTFEQAWSQQKDVTGLIVHSDQGFQYTSHAYHDMLPKVGARISMSRRGNCYDNASMESFFSHLKTEGLYPYDIRNMDEAQRKIEDYIRFYNQHRPQRRLNKLPPVEYRKQLIA; this is encoded by the coding sequence CTGTGTAAACTCTTTAGGGTCTCTAGAAGTGGATACTACGCTTTCATGAAGCGCAAAGGAACAGATCGGGATCAGGAAGCAAAGGCGCTCATTCAGAAGGTCTATGAAAGGTATGAAGGAGTCTACGGTTATCGCCAAATTCAATTGTTCTTGCTACAAGACCACGGGGTTTGGATGAATCATAAGAAGGTACTCAGAATTATGCGGGATTTAGGCATTCGTTCGAGGATCCGCCGAAAACATCGTTGTAATTATGCTACTTCTGAAGGAGACCGTGTGGCGAAAAATATTTTGAAACGGGATTTCAAAGCGGATGCTCCCAACCAAAAATGGGTGACAGACATTACGCAATATCGTGTAGGCGAAAAGTGGCTCTATCTTTCTGCGATTAAAGATTTATTCAATAACGAAATTATCGCTTATCAAATGAGCGCTAGGAACGACAACGAACTGGTTCTCCGGACCTTTGAGCAGGCGTGGAGTCAGCAAAAAGACGTGACTGGACTGATCGTTCACAGCGATCAGGGATTCCAATACACGTCTCATGCATACCACGACATGCTGCCAAAGGTTGGGGCCCGAATCAGCATGTCTCGCCGAGGCAATTGTTATGACAACGCCTCTATGGAGAGCTTCTTCTCGCATCTCAAAACGGAAGGACTCTATCCTTATGATATCCGAAATATGGATGAGGCACAAAGGAAAATTGAAGATTACATTCGATTTTATAACCAACATCGGCCACAACGAAGGTTAAATAAGCTGCCTCCGGTAGAGTACCGGAAACAGCTTATTGCCTAG
- a CDS encoding ATP-dependent DNA ligase translates to MKLQPIIPFEPILAGQLPAGNQWIAQIKWDGVRMLSYYNGSTTQLINRRGNYRTAQYPELTDVSAYCKADSVILDGEIIALKDGKPSFHEVMRRDSLKNGSTISVVRHQVPVIYMIFDILFYNGQSPMDQPLSSRQQLLNDILLPHPHVQAVPSYTDPTELFAAAQSQSLEGIVCKDINSTYAPGGKDKRWQKRKIISDLTAVAGGVTFRDGIVNALLLGLYDDKGNLHYIGHAGPGKLTVQDKRDLTAEVQHLKIDQMPFTADPQRGKGAFWIKPKLVFKVHFLEWNTSGTLRQPVTQARVDLPPESCTMEQKG, encoded by the coding sequence ATGAAGCTTCAGCCTATTATTCCTTTTGAACCTATACTGGCTGGGCAGCTTCCAGCAGGCAACCAGTGGATTGCACAGATTAAATGGGATGGCGTTCGAATGTTGTCCTATTACAACGGAAGCACTACTCAGCTTATTAACAGACGTGGAAATTACCGTACAGCGCAATATCCTGAGCTTACTGATGTATCTGCTTACTGCAAGGCTGATTCCGTTATTCTTGATGGTGAAATCATTGCACTCAAGGACGGCAAGCCCTCATTTCACGAGGTAATGCGGAGGGACAGCTTAAAGAATGGCTCCACCATTTCCGTCGTTAGGCATCAGGTTCCTGTCATTTATATGATTTTTGATATTCTGTTTTATAATGGCCAATCGCCGATGGATCAGCCTTTATCCTCACGGCAGCAGCTGCTAAACGATATTCTGCTGCCGCATCCCCATGTTCAGGCCGTACCCAGTTATACCGATCCCACAGAATTATTCGCCGCTGCTCAGAGTCAGAGCTTAGAGGGAATCGTCTGTAAGGATATCAACAGTACTTATGCTCCCGGTGGAAAAGATAAACGCTGGCAGAAACGCAAAATCATTTCTGATCTTACGGCAGTAGCCGGGGGTGTAACGTTCCGAGACGGCATCGTCAATGCGCTACTTCTTGGGCTGTATGATGATAAAGGGAATTTGCATTATATCGGACATGCCGGGCCAGGAAAATTGACTGTACAGGATAAACGCGACTTAACTGCAGAGGTACAGCATTTAAAAATAGATCAAATGCCCTTTACAGCTGATCCCCAGCGAGGGAAGGGTGCTTTTTGGATAAAACCGAAGCTTGTCTTCAAAGTTCATTTTTTGGAATGGAATACCTCAGGCACTCTTCGTCAGCCGGTTACTCAAGCTAGGGTAGATCTTCCTCCCGAATCATGTACTATGGAGCAAAAAGGATAA
- the ku gene encoding non-homologous end joining protein Ku, translating to MHTVWKGAISFGLVHVPVKMFSATEDKDISLRYIHKECGSPLSYVRKCPVCDKEVAWEEIGKGYEYEKGKFVLFDKEELDQLTDESSKSITILDFVDLTEIDPIYFQKTYYLSPDQAGTNAYRLLMEAMRQTGKIGIAKISIRSKSSLAAIRVLEDCLAIETIFYPDEVRPVSQVPGLPEAGTVNDKELDMAKLLISQLSTPFDPAKYTDDYRQRMLDLISHKIAGEEFHIAPAKQESNVIDLMAALQASIQAVQHIPTDPGPSLTGTKKTKTKAAPAAKRKTSKTKTAAEPADQQNEASGTIPVIAPKPKRRSPKSKTTVS from the coding sequence ATGCATACCGTTTGGAAAGGAGCCATCAGCTTCGGGCTAGTGCATGTTCCAGTTAAGATGTTCTCCGCTACAGAAGACAAGGACATTTCTCTGCGTTATATCCATAAGGAATGCGGCAGCCCACTGTCGTATGTACGTAAATGTCCGGTGTGTGACAAAGAGGTGGCTTGGGAAGAAATCGGCAAGGGTTATGAGTATGAAAAAGGGAAATTCGTTCTCTTCGACAAGGAGGAACTGGATCAATTAACTGACGAAAGCAGCAAAAGCATTACCATTCTCGACTTTGTTGACCTGACGGAGATCGATCCCATTTATTTTCAAAAAACCTATTACTTATCCCCCGATCAGGCAGGCACAAATGCCTATCGCCTTCTTATGGAGGCCATGCGTCAAACTGGTAAAATTGGCATCGCCAAAATATCGATTCGTTCAAAAAGCAGTCTGGCTGCTATTCGTGTACTGGAGGATTGCCTCGCCATCGAGACTATTTTTTATCCTGATGAAGTGCGACCGGTCTCGCAAGTGCCTGGCCTGCCCGAAGCAGGGACGGTGAATGATAAAGAGCTGGATATGGCCAAGCTGCTCATTTCACAGCTATCCACGCCTTTTGATCCGGCAAAATATACCGATGATTATCGTCAGCGCATGCTTGATCTAATCTCACATAAGATTGCAGGCGAGGAATTTCATATCGCTCCCGCTAAACAGGAGAGCAATGTGATTGATCTAATGGCTGCATTGCAGGCCAGTATTCAGGCTGTTCAGCATATCCCAACAGATCCTGGACCTTCCTTAACAGGTACCAAGAAGACCAAGACTAAAGCGGCTCCGGCTGCCAAAAGAAAAACTTCCAAGACTAAGACAGCAGCTGAGCCTGCCGATCAGCAAAACGAAGCTTCTGGAACTATTCCTGTCATTGCACCAAAACCGAAACGCCGCAGCCCAAAAAGTAAAACAACCGTATCTTAG